A genomic window from Gemmatimonadaceae bacterium includes:
- a CDS encoding M14 family zinc carboxypeptidase, translating into MRRSLALLVLLALSAVPLRAQFTDPASQRPGRNPNQPIDQAYTDKIHQYTTEKFFLSPLVDYMPAKAGVPTPTAELGDIAGAPGKLPYAEEVYAYMRKLEKALPGRVKVYSIGHTEEGREHIAVAIASDELMKNYDANRAKLAKLADPRTINMDDKQAQAIVTTTAPVYYITGTIHSTEAGAPTALMELAYRLAVDESPYVKQIRDHVITLITPVVEVDGRDRVVDVYNWHKAHPNEVAPDAVYWGHYVRHDNNRDAMGMTLKLSENILNTYVDQKAQVLHDLHESVAYLYDNTVGDGPYNSWLDPIVTNEWQLIGWNNVQEMTRYGMPGVFAHGTFDTWSPGYLMFIAATHNGISRLYETFGNGGSADTQERTLSANETSRTWYRQDPPLPRVNWSLRNNNNYEQTGLLVSLNYIASNRYQILENFYEKSKRSILKAHTEGPAAYILTADERRPGAQAQLLRILQKQRVEISRATAPFSIGVPVKVVAQGGGANGGGRGGRGAGRGGAQGAGAAGPVQGDAAVQQAGSNARIEQKEFPAGSYIIRMDQPYSRIADALLDYQFWSPNDPQKQPYDDTGWTFPEGFAVNAVRVTDPKVLSVAMEPVKGEIKVVSAGVNGSGSTYLVNANGDNGLITLRYKLRNADMQAAEEPFDANRVHYNRGSLVITNVSQSDLDAAAKAADIKVNAVSSGPSVKMHPVRAARVAVMHTWQNTQTEGWWRYALDQAGVPYTYLNTHALSQIPDLNARFDVIIFGPGGGSPKSVMDGMPMWRNPIPWKKTALTPNIGVLDSTDDMRPGLGYEGLEKLQKFVQNGGVFIGAVASAQFAVDEGLANGVSMSTASRGTVTGTFLKTRIVDDASPIVYGVADGVAAYTNDGESFGVSATAGGRGGFGGRGGAGGGARETGRGQADDVDEVQGRPALEDRFKAPPRERVQPWEYAKPTDDQLRNPLNIIPPDQRPRAVLRYGAQNELLVSGLLSGGGDIAQRPAVVDSPFGKGHSVLFSINPIYRGETIGTYPLVFNAIMNFDNLGAGRIVDSR; encoded by the coding sequence ATGCGGCGTTCACTCGCCCTACTGGTACTCCTTGCCTTATCCGCCGTCCCGCTCCGCGCCCAGTTCACCGATCCCGCGTCGCAGCGTCCCGGCCGCAATCCGAATCAGCCGATCGACCAGGCGTACACCGACAAGATTCATCAGTACACGACCGAGAAATTTTTCCTCTCGCCGCTCGTGGACTACATGCCCGCCAAGGCCGGCGTTCCGACGCCGACCGCGGAGCTCGGCGACATTGCCGGCGCGCCGGGCAAGCTGCCGTACGCCGAAGAGGTGTACGCCTACATGCGGAAGCTCGAGAAGGCGCTGCCGGGCCGCGTGAAGGTCTACTCGATCGGCCACACCGAAGAGGGCAGAGAGCACATCGCCGTCGCGATCGCGAGCGACGAGCTGATGAAGAACTATGATGCGAATCGCGCGAAGCTGGCGAAACTCGCCGATCCGCGCACCATCAACATGGACGACAAGCAGGCGCAGGCGATCGTGACGACCACGGCGCCGGTTTATTACATAACTGGAACGATTCACTCGACGGAAGCCGGCGCGCCGACCGCGTTGATGGAGCTGGCGTATCGCCTGGCGGTCGATGAGTCGCCGTACGTGAAGCAAATTCGCGATCACGTCATCACGCTCATCACGCCGGTGGTGGAAGTGGACGGCCGCGATCGCGTCGTGGACGTGTACAACTGGCACAAGGCGCATCCGAACGAGGTGGCACCCGACGCCGTGTACTGGGGCCACTATGTGCGTCACGACAACAATCGCGACGCCATGGGCATGACGCTCAAGCTGAGCGAGAACATTCTCAACACGTACGTCGATCAGAAGGCGCAGGTGCTGCACGATCTGCACGAGTCGGTGGCGTACCTGTACGACAACACCGTGGGCGACGGCCCGTACAACTCGTGGCTCGATCCGATCGTGACGAACGAGTGGCAGTTGATCGGCTGGAACAACGTGCAGGAGATGACGCGGTATGGGATGCCCGGCGTGTTCGCGCACGGGACCTTCGATACGTGGTCGCCGGGTTATCTGATGTTCATTGCGGCGACGCACAACGGCATCTCGCGGTTGTACGAGACGTTCGGCAACGGCGGCAGTGCCGACACGCAGGAACGCACGCTTTCGGCGAACGAGACGAGCCGCACGTGGTATCGTCAGGATCCGCCGCTCCCTCGAGTCAACTGGTCGCTGCGCAACAACAACAATTACGAGCAGACGGGCTTGTTAGTATCGTTGAATTACATTGCTAGTAATCGCTATCAGATTCTCGAGAACTTCTACGAGAAGTCGAAGCGATCGATTCTCAAGGCGCATACGGAAGGACCGGCCGCGTATATCCTGACGGCTGATGAACGGCGTCCGGGCGCGCAGGCGCAGCTGCTCAGAATTCTCCAGAAGCAGCGCGTGGAGATCTCGAGAGCCACCGCGCCGTTCTCGATCGGCGTGCCGGTGAAGGTGGTGGCGCAGGGTGGCGGCGCGAATGGTGGTGGCCGCGGTGGACGTGGCGCGGGTCGTGGCGGCGCGCAGGGTGCGGGTGCGGCGGGCCCGGTGCAAGGTGATGCCGCGGTGCAGCAGGCGGGATCGAACGCGCGCATCGAGCAGAAGGAATTCCCGGCGGGCAGCTACATCATTCGGATGGATCAGCCCTACTCGCGCATCGCGGATGCGCTGCTCGACTATCAGTTCTGGTCGCCGAACGATCCGCAGAAGCAGCCGTACGACGACACCGGCTGGACGTTCCCCGAGGGCTTCGCGGTGAACGCCGTGCGCGTGACCGATCCCAAGGTGTTGAGCGTCGCGATGGAGCCGGTGAAGGGCGAGATCAAGGTGGTGAGCGCGGGCGTGAACGGCTCGGGCTCGACCTATTTAGTGAATGCTAATGGCGACAACGGGCTGATCACGCTGCGCTACAAGCTGCGCAACGCCGACATGCAGGCCGCGGAAGAGCCGTTCGACGCGAACCGCGTGCATTACAACCGCGGCTCGCTCGTGATCACGAATGTCTCACAGTCGGATCTCGACGCCGCCGCGAAGGCCGCGGACATCAAGGTGAACGCCGTGTCGAGTGGGCCGAGTGTGAAGATGCATCCCGTGCGTGCGGCGCGTGTGGCGGTGATGCACACGTGGCAGAATACACAGACGGAAGGCTGGTGGCGTTACGCGCTCGATCAGGCGGGCGTGCCGTACACGTACCTCAACACGCATGCGCTGTCGCAGATCCCGGATCTCAACGCTCGGTTCGACGTGATCATCTTTGGCCCGGGCGGCGGCTCGCCCAAGTCGGTGATGGACGGCATGCCGATGTGGCGCAATCCGATCCCGTGGAAGAAGACGGCGCTCACGCCGAACATCGGCGTGCTGGACTCGACCGATGACATGCGACCGGGCTTGGGCTACGAGGGTTTAGAGAAGTTGCAAAAGTTCGTGCAGAACGGCGGCGTGTTCATCGGCGCGGTGGCGTCGGCGCAGTTCGCGGTGGATGAGGGGCTGGCGAATGGTGTGTCGATGTCGACGGCGTCGCGTGGGACTGTCACGGGCACGTTCTTGAAGACGCGGATTGTGGATGATGCGTCGCCGATTGTGTATGGCGTGGCGGATGGGGTCGCGGCGTATACGAATGACGGGGAGTCGTTTGGGGTCTCGGCGACTGCCGGTGGGCGTGGAGGATTTGGTGGGCGGGGTGGGGCGGGTGGTGGCGCGCGAGAGACGGGGCGTGGGCAGGCGGATGATGTGGATGAAGTGCAGGGGCGGCCGGCGTTGGAAGATCGGTTCAAGGCGCCGCCTCGCGAGCGCGTGCAACCCTGGGAGTATGCGAAGCCGACGGATGACCAACTGCGCAACCCACTGAACATCATTCCGCCGGATCAGCGGCCGAGAGCAGTTCTGCGGTATGGGGCGCAGAATGAGCTGTTGGTGTCGGGACTGCTCAGTGGCGGTGGGGATATCGCGCAGCGGCCGGCGGTGGTGGACTCGCCGTTTGGGAAGGGGCACAGCGTGTTGTTCTCGATCAATCCTATTTATCGCGGGGAGACGATTGGGACGTATCCGCTCGTCTTTAATGCGATCATGAATTTTGATAATTTGGGGGCGGGGCGAATAGTTGATTCACGATAG
- a CDS encoding thioredoxin domain-containing protein, translating to MSIVFERAISGTLAIAAIVIAGSTFHREFASPPPAGPTIPKPEYVRDWRAIANAGIRDGDSAARIQVIEFADFQCPFCAQYEQTLRAFQKEHRGQVARVFVHFPLTIHRFARSAARAAECAAAQGRFPQMQTALYAKQDSFGLRPWSAYGADAAVTDSVSFAKCAADSNRLERIEQGIALANKLKVYGTPAVIINGWKFMGGPPDSILARVADRLLAGKSPADVVRP from the coding sequence ATGAGTATCGTATTCGAGCGAGCAATATCTGGGACGCTGGCGATCGCTGCCATCGTGATCGCGGGTTCAACCTTTCACCGAGAGTTCGCTTCGCCGCCGCCAGCCGGGCCGACAATACCGAAGCCAGAATACGTTCGGGATTGGCGGGCGATTGCGAATGCTGGCATCCGAGATGGTGATTCGGCGGCGCGGATTCAGGTCATCGAATTCGCCGACTTCCAATGTCCATTTTGCGCTCAATACGAACAAACCTTGCGAGCATTCCAAAAAGAGCATCGCGGACAAGTTGCCCGGGTATTCGTGCACTTCCCGCTGACCATCCATCGCTTCGCTCGATCGGCCGCCCGTGCTGCAGAGTGCGCGGCTGCGCAGGGTCGGTTTCCCCAAATGCAGACTGCGCTATACGCCAAGCAAGATTCTTTCGGTCTGAGACCTTGGTCTGCGTATGGGGCCGACGCGGCAGTCACCGACTCGGTCAGCTTCGCGAAATGCGCGGCAGATTCGAACCGTCTGGAGCGTATCGAACAGGGAATTGCCCTCGCGAACAAGCTGAAGGTTTACGGCACGCCGGCCGTAATTATTAACGGCTGGAAGTTTATGGGCGGACCGCCCGATTCAATCTTGGCTCGTGTTGCTGATCGTCTGCTCGCGGGAAAGTCACCCGCTGATGTCGTACGACCCTAG
- a CDS encoding ABC transporter permease: MRRFRQAKMVSVIAVLTLTLGVGANAAVSAVLASVLLRAPAGVTAAGELRRVTQRFVVPLTHERRERDIFSLSEVTQMSQGMPPGVSAAPYVDDEQTTDDDLRAQIKCTFVAGDYFGVLGVTAALGRLFHSDGPIGPVAVISERLWETRFGHSPQLLGQHLQIAGKRFAVIGVAGKGFRGVGTWHTDVWIPFAYWPDSAAAASKPYDLRFHYIARAPDRRITPALAAALTRSLRWADVVGDATATANLTPVTRLLEPQQGSVVINVLTRFQIAAATILLITIANLSNLLVFQSSYRGKQLAIRSALGAPRHRLVQELAFEYVILGIVSGVASIALGGAAATWLRNRLIPGIDWSGSPIDLRLCGLTLGIGLVAGLLSGVSPLLQLRSPRLNLVLMGTKTDDARERTRLRSVMLALQSALLVVLLAVSALFVRSLRNVRSSNTGYAIDELVVAYVEPGATTSVSEERFKTLSSEAAARLRALPQVAAVATAASPPLASAMYSTVFPYKGLDARMGRRTDLSVVSPGFFRAVGLKMVSGRDFDSTDQSGSLPVAIVSVMLARDLWHNTKPANNCVVIGGPSEECRTIVGLVDDVHSQKLLESSSPHIYLPLNQVRGFAGAPRAVIVTMKHGASASDVQLIRQVASWRSSSITWNVKSLLQVLEPELRPWRISALLFASMAVLAVIVAGAGMFGSIAYVTTRRTREIGVRRAFGANSQHIVRSLLTEFARTIGVGLLFGLGGALVVGKTIQSSLYGIEPYDPLTLAVTFTVLIAVAAVACISPIWRALRISPASALLLD; the protein is encoded by the coding sequence ATGCGCCGGTTTCGGCAGGCAAAAATGGTATCCGTTATTGCCGTTCTCACCCTGACACTTGGCGTGGGCGCCAATGCGGCTGTTTCTGCCGTCTTGGCCAGCGTCCTACTTCGCGCGCCGGCCGGAGTGACGGCTGCAGGTGAATTACGACGGGTAACTCAGCGCTTCGTCGTGCCCTTGACGCACGAGCGCCGTGAGCGAGACATCTTCTCGTTGAGCGAAGTAACACAAATGAGTCAAGGGATGCCGCCCGGCGTGTCGGCCGCACCGTACGTTGATGACGAGCAGACGACCGACGATGATCTTCGGGCGCAGATCAAGTGCACTTTTGTGGCCGGTGACTACTTCGGCGTCCTCGGCGTCACCGCCGCTTTAGGCCGTCTCTTCCACAGCGACGGCCCGATAGGTCCTGTCGCCGTCATCAGTGAGCGGTTATGGGAGACGAGATTCGGGCATTCACCCCAACTGTTGGGACAGCATCTTCAGATTGCGGGCAAGCGATTCGCCGTCATCGGCGTCGCCGGGAAGGGCTTTCGCGGAGTGGGCACCTGGCATACTGATGTATGGATCCCCTTCGCGTACTGGCCGGACAGCGCTGCTGCAGCGTCGAAGCCGTATGATCTTCGCTTTCACTACATCGCGCGGGCTCCGGATCGGCGGATCACGCCGGCTCTCGCTGCAGCGCTCACGCGATCGCTTCGCTGGGCAGACGTTGTCGGAGACGCGACTGCGACCGCGAACCTGACTCCCGTGACGAGGCTCCTCGAGCCACAGCAGGGCTCCGTTGTTATCAACGTCCTAACTCGTTTTCAAATTGCCGCCGCCACGATTCTCTTAATCACCATCGCGAACCTCTCGAACTTGCTGGTGTTTCAAAGCTCATATCGGGGAAAACAGTTGGCGATTCGCTCAGCGCTCGGAGCACCTCGGCACCGACTTGTACAAGAATTGGCATTTGAATACGTCATACTTGGTATCGTGTCCGGTGTGGCATCGATCGCTCTGGGAGGCGCGGCTGCCACGTGGCTCCGTAATCGTTTGATTCCAGGGATCGACTGGTCCGGCTCGCCGATCGACCTTCGACTGTGCGGTCTAACTTTGGGCATCGGACTCGTAGCAGGCCTGTTGTCTGGAGTATCTCCACTGCTCCAACTTCGCTCGCCGCGACTAAATCTTGTCTTGATGGGAACGAAGACAGACGACGCTCGGGAGCGCACGCGCCTCAGATCAGTCATGTTAGCGCTGCAAAGTGCTCTCTTAGTCGTGTTGCTGGCCGTGTCGGCGTTGTTCGTTCGATCACTGCGCAATGTCCGCTCCTCCAACACCGGCTACGCGATCGATGAATTGGTGGTTGCGTACGTTGAGCCAGGTGCCACCACGAGTGTGTCGGAAGAGAGATTCAAGACCCTCAGCTCAGAGGCGGCGGCTCGATTGCGGGCATTGCCTCAAGTCGCCGCCGTCGCCACCGCTGCGTCGCCGCCGCTCGCGTCAGCTATGTACTCGACCGTGTTTCCTTACAAGGGACTAGATGCTCGAATGGGTCGCCGCACGGATCTCTCCGTTGTATCACCGGGCTTCTTTCGAGCCGTTGGACTTAAAATGGTGAGCGGCCGGGACTTCGACTCGACGGACCAGTCGGGCTCGCTCCCGGTTGCGATCGTCAGTGTCATGCTCGCACGCGATTTGTGGCACAATACAAAGCCAGCAAATAACTGTGTGGTTATCGGCGGCCCGAGCGAGGAGTGTCGAACAATCGTCGGCCTGGTTGACGACGTCCATTCGCAGAAGTTGCTCGAGAGTTCCTCGCCTCACATCTACTTACCGCTGAATCAGGTACGGGGCTTCGCCGGCGCACCAAGGGCAGTTATCGTCACGATGAAGCACGGCGCGTCGGCGAGTGATGTCCAGCTAATACGTCAGGTAGCGTCATGGCGTTCCTCGTCCATCACATGGAACGTCAAATCCCTACTTCAGGTTCTCGAACCTGAACTGAGACCGTGGCGGATTAGCGCACTACTTTTCGCATCGATGGCGGTGCTCGCCGTGATAGTCGCAGGCGCTGGAATGTTTGGCAGCATCGCATATGTGACGACTCGTCGGACGCGCGAAATCGGCGTGCGCCGTGCTTTTGGAGCGAACTCCCAGCACATCGTGCGCAGCCTGCTCACCGAATTTGCTCGAACCATTGGAGTGGGCCTGTTGTTCGGCTTGGGCGGAGCTCTCGTAGTTGGTAAGACGATCCAGTCCTCGCTCTACGGCATCGAACCGTACGACCCGCTCACGCTCGCCGTTACTTTTACCGTGCTTATTGCGGTCGCCGCCGTCGCATGCATATCACCAATCTGGCGTGCGCTACGAATCTCTCCCGCGTCGGCGCTCTTGCTGGACTAA
- a CDS encoding BTAD domain-containing putative transcriptional regulator, giving the protein MIRLFLLGPQDARDDQDRSLRAVLAQPKRFGLLAYLAVEAVKGPRRRDEVLALFWPEADESKARRALTYALYFLRRELGQDAIVRHGADDLMIAPGELWTDVHEFERAADEGRFEDALALYRGDFLDGFYDADAPELEQWADARRLRLRERARTAAWGAIEAARRARDAAAATRWARRALELAPDDERALRELLSSLHGTGDVAGLGAEYEHFIKRFADLHGVAPSAETRGFYEALRATPVGVASPVTPVSPALAVLPASPASPVVSVPAPPPAPLTSRRWRVVLGSAAALVIAGVAYAFARTPARSDSAAVVAVLPFAYHGTPDLSYTREGIATLLAAGLDRAGGLRAVNSRVMLAGLAGASAVTVDDAVAAAHRFGAGQFVLGDITESGRRLRVTATVYDAKARPVMAPVVADGAADSLFDLVDRLTMQIAAARSRDTTAHALAAVAAGTHSIPALQAFLEGEHDFRTGQYDAAVLAYQRAIAADSTFALAFLRTSQAANWTGDYRLQRMADDRVQLLQSHLSPRDRLRAQAWHFSTISNRPQQSEALYRQLVTEDPTDVEAWYYLADLIYHFGPQIAWPADESRASWDHVLALQPNDASALIHVVRLAAASHDRAAFDSLATRLRPLDASEDTRFEVEALRAFAFGDSSERAALLPEARRLTKAPAALELAGHLTAASDDARGVAAFWRAIDNEPPHLPSHAILTLHRASVELALGHLRAASAAIDEAAPADPSMALRYRVLTGTLPFLPTNAWSSGVMDRAQHAVDKGDTITIHEYAAMWRALSSGLIAVRRGDAAIASRESATLDATAARGDWEATQLAPLLRGETTLLQGRTADALAALGPYPVTGGWMGDPSSMLLNAEERWVRAEVLSKLGRDREALRVLASIPGPNGGDIAYAPAAHLRQGELLEKLGQRNEAAAQYQRALDYWRTADAELAPLVARARAGVGRVGKQ; this is encoded by the coding sequence ATGATTCGGCTGTTTTTGCTGGGCCCCCAGGACGCGCGAGACGATCAGGATCGATCGCTGCGGGCGGTGCTTGCCCAGCCGAAACGATTCGGCCTTCTCGCGTACCTGGCCGTGGAAGCGGTAAAGGGTCCGCGACGGCGCGACGAAGTGTTGGCGCTGTTCTGGCCGGAGGCCGACGAGTCGAAGGCGCGGCGCGCCCTCACCTACGCGCTCTACTTTCTGCGGCGCGAGCTCGGTCAGGACGCCATCGTGCGGCACGGCGCCGATGACCTGATGATCGCGCCCGGCGAGCTGTGGACCGACGTGCACGAGTTCGAGCGGGCCGCCGACGAAGGCCGGTTCGAGGACGCGCTGGCGCTCTATCGCGGCGATTTCCTCGACGGCTTCTACGACGCCGATGCGCCCGAGCTCGAGCAGTGGGCCGATGCGCGGCGGCTTCGGTTGCGCGAGCGGGCGCGCACGGCGGCGTGGGGCGCGATCGAAGCGGCCCGCCGAGCGCGGGATGCCGCGGCCGCGACGCGCTGGGCGCGCCGGGCGCTGGAGTTGGCGCCCGACGACGAGCGCGCGCTGAGGGAGCTGCTCTCCTCACTGCACGGCACCGGCGACGTCGCCGGCTTGGGTGCCGAGTATGAGCATTTCATAAAGCGGTTCGCGGATCTCCACGGCGTGGCGCCGTCGGCCGAGACGCGCGGGTTCTACGAGGCATTGCGGGCGACGCCGGTGGGTGTCGCGTCGCCGGTGACGCCTGTCTCACCTGCATTAGCTGTATTGCCTGCATCACCCGCTTCGCCAGTCGTGTCGGTTCCCGCGCCACCGCCGGCACCGTTGACATCACGACGATGGCGCGTCGTACTCGGCTCGGCGGCGGCACTCGTCATCGCCGGGGTCGCGTACGCATTCGCGCGAACGCCGGCCCGCTCCGACTCGGCCGCGGTCGTGGCGGTGCTGCCCTTTGCCTATCACGGCACGCCGGATCTGAGCTACACGCGCGAGGGCATCGCGACGCTCCTCGCGGCCGGGCTGGATCGCGCCGGTGGACTGCGCGCGGTCAACTCGCGCGTGATGCTCGCCGGCCTCGCGGGCGCGTCGGCTGTCACGGTTGATGATGCCGTGGCGGCGGCGCATCGCTTCGGTGCGGGCCAGTTCGTGCTCGGCGACATCACCGAGTCCGGGCGGCGGCTGCGCGTGACCGCGACCGTGTACGACGCAAAGGCGCGCCCGGTGATGGCGCCCGTCGTCGCCGACGGCGCGGCCGATTCGCTGTTCGATCTCGTCGACCGCCTCACCATGCAGATTGCCGCGGCGCGCTCGCGCGACACGACGGCGCATGCGCTCGCCGCCGTCGCCGCGGGGACACACTCGATCCCGGCGCTCCAGGCTTTTCTTGAAGGAGAGCACGACTTCCGCACCGGGCAGTACGATGCCGCGGTCCTGGCGTACCAGCGCGCGATCGCCGCCGATTCGACGTTCGCGCTCGCGTTCCTGCGCACGAGCCAGGCCGCCAACTGGACGGGCGACTATCGATTGCAGCGCATGGCCGACGACCGCGTACAGCTGCTTCAGAGCCATCTGTCGCCCCGCGACCGGCTGCGCGCGCAGGCGTGGCACTTTTCAACGATCTCTAATCGCCCGCAGCAGTCGGAAGCGCTGTATCGGCAGCTCGTCACCGAGGATCCCACCGACGTCGAAGCGTGGTATTACCTCGCGGATCTGATCTACCACTTCGGACCGCAGATCGCCTGGCCGGCCGACGAGTCGCGCGCGTCGTGGGATCACGTGCTGGCGCTCCAGCCCAACGATGCGAGCGCGCTCATTCACGTCGTCCGTCTCGCCGCGGCGTCGCATGACCGCGCCGCGTTCGATTCGCTGGCGACGCGGCTGCGTCCGCTCGACGCCTCCGAGGACACGCGCTTCGAGGTCGAAGCGTTGCGCGCCTTCGCATTCGGTGATTCCAGCGAGCGCGCGGCGCTCCTGCCGGAGGCGCGGCGACTGACCAAGGCACCGGCCGCGTTGGAGCTCGCCGGTCATCTCACGGCCGCATCCGACGACGCGCGCGGTGTCGCGGCGTTCTGGCGCGCGATCGACAACGAGCCGCCACATCTCCCCTCGCACGCGATCCTCACGCTGCATCGCGCGTCGGTGGAGCTCGCGCTCGGACACTTGCGTGCCGCGAGCGCGGCGATCGACGAAGCGGCGCCAGCCGATCCGTCCATGGCGCTGCGCTACCGCGTGCTCACCGGCACGCTCCCGTTCCTTCCGACGAACGCATGGTCGTCGGGGGTGATGGACCGCGCGCAGCACGCCGTGGACAAGGGCGACACGATTACAATTCATGAATACGCCGCCATGTGGCGCGCGTTGTCGTCGGGGCTGATCGCCGTACGCCGCGGCGATGCCGCAATCGCATCGCGTGAGTCCGCGACGCTCGACGCGACGGCGGCGCGCGGCGATTGGGAAGCAACGCAACTCGCGCCGCTGCTGCGCGGCGAAACCACGCTGTTGCAAGGGCGGACAGCCGACGCTCTCGCCGCACTCGGGCCGTATCCCGTCACCGGCGGGTGGATGGGCGACCCGAGCTCGATGCTGCTCAATGCCGAGGAGCGGTGGGTGCGCGCGGAGGTGTTGTCGAAACTCGGCCGCGATCGCGAAGCGCTGCGCGTGCTGGCGTCGATTCCCGGGCCGAATGGCGGCGACATCGCGTATGCGCCGGCGGCGCATCTCAGGCAGGGGGAATTGCTGGAGAAGCTTGGACAGCGGAATGAAGCGGCGGCGCAGTATCAGCGTGCTCTCGACTATTGGCGGACGGCGGATGCGGAGCTGGCGCCGCTCGTCGCGCGGGCGCGGGCGGGGGTGGGGCGGGTGGGGAAGCAGTAA